CAGGATTCTGTCCTCCTCCACTCTGGCTCTCAGATGCTCCTGACAGTGTTCTAGGAAGGAGTCCAGAGCTGAGAAGCCCTGCTGGCAGGGAACACAGTGGTACAGACGCTGCCTCTTGGAGCTCGGCCATTTGCAGGTGTTCATGTCGCTCTTGCAGACGCTGCAGTGTCGCCTCTTCACCGAGGACTGGTGGAGCTCCACATGCTCCTTCAGCTGccactgcagagagaaaaccTCTGCACAGGACGGGCATGGAaactctctctcctcctcttcctcctcctcatcctcttcctcctcctcctcttcttcttcttcctcaacttccttctcttcctctacttcctcctcctcctctttcactTCAGGCACTTCTCTACTCATCTGTGATTCATCAGCCTTGGACGCCTTCCTGGGCCTCCCTGGTCCAGCCTTAACTGTCTTATTCCCTGCTACTTTATTTGGTGTGTTTTCTGATAATCTGGAGTCTTTGGTGGGACATTTTACAGACTGTTTGTTCTTCATGGCGGTGAAGCTCCAGGCTGTGTGCTGTCTGTAATGTGCCCTCAGTGATaaatgatggaagaagactttGCTGCAGATCTGACATGGATACGTGCCTCCTCTCCTACGTCTACTGATGACCGGCCTCGATTCCCTCCtgatctgtttctctctgctgtgCTTCTCTGTTCTGTGCATGTACAGTTTAGAAGTGCTTCTGAAAACCATGTCACAAGAACGACAAGTCAGAAGCTTCTTTTGGGATTTAGGACCTTTATTTGGATCTCTGTCTATCTTGGCGTTTCTTTCTTTCCTCGCCTCTCCACCGGTGCCGTCTGCTTTGGTGTTTTGTTCCTCCTCAGCATGGTTGATCAGTTTGTGGTGCTGCAGTCCAGCTTCTGTGCGGAAGGTCCTGGAACAAGGATGGCACATATTGACAGCTCTGCCGCTTGGTCCTGGTGTGTCCGGAGAATCAGAGCGAGTGGAGTCACCCTCAGAGGCAGGAGGAGAATCATCTGGAAGGCTGCTAGCATCAGCTACATCCGATGGCAGCTCACTACAACCAGCCTGCTGGTGGTGCAGCAGGGCCTGTTTGTGGCTGAAGCCTCTCCCACATGGAGCACATGCATACGGACTGCTGTCCAGGAGGTGAGGCTGCCGGTGGACAGACTTATCCTGCGACCTGCCAGGATCTGATGCGCGATTCGTGCATGTAGAACACGGAGAACCGAGTCGTGACGCCCCATGACAGAGTTCACATCGCCTGGACTCATGATCGCACTTGTGCAGCTGTAAGGACGACTTCAGGGAGAACTCCTGCCCACAGGAGGGGCACCTGTGAGGCTTGGGTAAGGTGTGTTTCAGTTCCTGGTGGTGCAACAGATCTGCTGCACTGGTGAAACCCTTACTACATTCTTTACAAGCATACGTGGGCAGGTGGTTCGCTAGCTGCCTCTGGTTCCTGGTGTGATGTTTGGCCTCGGCCTG
The nucleotide sequence above comes from Amphiprion ocellaris isolate individual 3 ecotype Okinawa chromosome 8, ASM2253959v1, whole genome shotgun sequence. Encoded proteins:
- the si:ch211-148l7.4 gene encoding zinc finger protein 616 translates to MDGVSWSTTRSQESFIRSTTPTADTLSRLASFISQAEAKHHTRNQRQLANHLPTYACKECSKGFTSAADLLHHQELKHTLPKPHRCPSCGQEFSLKSSLQLHKCDHESRRCELCHGASRLGSPCSTCTNRASDPGRSQDKSVHRQPHLLDSSPYACAPCGRGFSHKQALLHHQQAGCSELPSDVADASSLPDDSPPASEGDSTRSDSPDTPGPSGRAVNMCHPCSRTFRTEAGLQHHKLINHAEEEQNTKADGTGGEARKERNAKIDRDPNKGPKSQKKLLTCRSCDMVFRSTSKLYMHRTEKHSREKQIRRESRPVISRRRRGGTYPCQICSKVFFHHLSLRAHYRQHTAWSFTAMKNKQSVKCPTKDSRLSENTPNKVAGNKTVKAGPGRPRKASKADESQMSREVPEVKEEEEEVEEEKEVEEEEEEEEEEEDEEEEEEEREFPCPSCAEVFSLQWQLKEHVELHQSSVKRRHCSVCKSDMNTCKWPSSKRQRLYHCVPCQQGFSALDSFLEHCQEHLRARVEEDRILEASKA